One window of the Vicinamibacteria bacterium genome contains the following:
- a CDS encoding GTP-binding protein: MSKEKFDRSKPHVNVGTIGHVDHGKTSLTAAITKVLSALNPRVQ; the protein is encoded by the coding sequence ATGTCCAAGGAGAAGTTTGACAGGTCGAAGCCGCACGTGAACGTGGGGACGATTGGGCACGTGGACCACGGGAAGACGTCGTTGACGGCGGCGATCACGAAGGTGTTGTCGGCCCTGAACCCGCGGGTACAGT